In the Phaseolus vulgaris cultivar G19833 chromosome 7, P. vulgaris v2.0, whole genome shotgun sequence genome, one interval contains:
- the LOC137829084 gene encoding secreted RxLR effector protein 78-like — translation MKKVLHKVINVRQFMFLEDREILDIVLVANKVLDEVKRSKNNCVFFKIDYEKAYDSVVWEFIFYMLDKLCDKWIGWIRACLVSSAVSVLVNESPTKEFNPRKGLRQGDLLTPFLFLIVAKGLAGAIREAVEKNRLESVEIGGRP, via the coding sequence ATGAAAAAAGTGTTACATAAGGTTATAAACGTTAGACAGTTCATGTTCTTGGAGGACAGAGAAATTTTGGATATTGTCCTAGTAGCTAATAAAGTGTTAGACGAAGTCAAGAGAAGTAAGAACAATTGTGTGTTTTTCAAGATTGACTACGAGAAGGCTTACGACTCAGTAGTTTGGGAGTTTATTTTTTACATGTTGGACAAACTTTGTGACAAATGGATTGGATGGATAAGAGCTTGCTTAGTGTCGTCAGCGGTGTCGGTGCTAGTAAACGAGAGTCCTACGAAGGAGTTCAATCCGAGGAAGGGGTTAAGACAAGGAGATCTCCTAACACCGTTTCTTTTCCTCATTGTGGCAAAAGGTTTAGCTGGAGCAATTAGGGAGGCGGTTGAGAAAAATCGGTTAGAAAGTGTGGAGATCGGAGGTAGGCCATAA
- the LOC137828383 gene encoding transcription factor MYB15-like, whose amino-acid sequence MVRAPCCEKMGLKKGPWAPEEDQILTSYIQKHGHGNWRALPKQAGLLRCGKSCRLRWINYLKPDIKRGNFTSEEEEIILKLHETLGNRWSAIAAKLPGRTDNEIKNVWHTNLKKRLLKADQSSSNSRRVTKPKIKRSDSNSSIVTQSEQTNFNFREMDSTSACTTSSDFSSVTVGDSKNIKCEDIDSLETMPVIDESFWSEPAIDETPSMSSQSMTFADQMPLQYPFTNYEETFQPSHAYDSNFDDGMDFWYDIFTRTADSTELPDF is encoded by the exons ATGGTGAGAGCTCCTTGTTGTGAAAAGATGGGATTGAAGAAGGGTCCTTGGGCTCCCGAGGAAGATCAAATCCTCACATCTTACATCCAAAAACATGGCCATGGCAATTGGCGTGCTCTACCAAAGCAAGCAG GGCTGTTAAGATGTGGGAAGAGTTGCAGACTGCGGTGGATTAACTATTTGAAGCCTGATATCAAGAGAGGGAATTTCACatctgaagaagaagaaattatCCTTAAGCTGCATGAGACGCTGGGAAACAG GTGGTCAGCAATTGCAGCAAAATTACCCGGAAGAACTgacaatgaaataaaaaatgtgtggcACACCAATTTGAAGAAGAGGCTGCTGAAAGCAGACCAGTCCAGTTCAAATTCCAGAAGAGTCACAAAGCCCAAAATCAAACGTTCTGATTCCAATTCAAGCATCGTAACTCAATCAGAACAAACCAATTTTAATTTCAGAGAAATGGATTCAACATCTGCATGCACCACTTCTAGTGATTTTTCATCTGTCACAGTTGGCGACAGCAAAAATATCAAGTGTGAAGACATAGATTCTCTTGAGACAATGCCTGTGATTGACGAGAGTTTTTGGTCAGAACCAGCAATTGATGAAACACCTTCCATGTCATCACAATCCATGACATTCGCAGATCAGATGCCACTTCAATACCCTTTTACTAACTATGAGGAAACTTTCCAACCGAGTCATGCTTATGATTCAAACTTTGATGACGGCATGGATTTCTGGTATGACATATTCACCAGGACCGCTGATTCCACAGAATTACCAGACTTCTGA